A window from Gossypium raimondii isolate GPD5lz chromosome 7, ASM2569854v1, whole genome shotgun sequence encodes these proteins:
- the LOC105791474 gene encoding uncharacterized protein LOC105791474, which translates to MASISSMPISLPNLPSLPSISKSTSVNTQSSPLLFPSLSLSTKPILFHPNSHQKKKGSKLWITLATPEEVLPSDSTPLDNSQQIVSSTGDEGVATVIQALLFVAFVALSILTIGVIYIAVQDFLGKREREKFEKEEAARNKSGKKKKKKNVGARAGPRGFGQKLDEDDVDDI; encoded by the exons ATGGCTTCCATTTCCAGCATGCCCATATCTCTACCTAACCTACCTTCCTTACCTTCCATTTCCAAGTCAACATCTGTAAACACCCAAAGTTCACCTTTACTCTTCCCTTCTCTCTCCTTATCAACAAAACCCATCCTTTTTCACCCAAATTCCCATCAGAAGAAGAAAGGCAGCAAACTTTGGATAACGTTGGCTACTCCCGAAGAGGTTCTGCCATCAGATTCCACCCCACTTGACAACTCGCAGCAAATAGTGTCATCTACGGGTGATGAAGGTGTGGCAACAGTTATACAGGCTCTCCTCTTTGTTGCCTTTGTTGCTCTTTCTATTCTCACCATTGGG GTTATATACATAGCAGTGCAGGACTTCTTGgggaagagagagagagagaagttCGAAAAAGAAGAGGCTGCCAGAAACAAGTccggaaagaagaagaagaagaagaatgtaGGAGCCAGAGCTGGGCCTAGGGGATTTGGTCAAAAGCTTGATGAAgatgatgttgatgatatttaG